The genomic region TACTACCTGTTGAGGTGAGATATAGTTTTTAGCAATCGTCTCTGAAAAAGTAGAGGGAAAATCAGCCTCTTGGAAAAATTTCGTTTCAGTGGGACCAGGACAAACAGCTAAAATTCGTACCCCATACTTGCGATTTTCTGCCCACAATGCCTCGCTAAAATTGAGGACAAAAGCTTTACTGGCTGCGTAAACAGAAAAGTAGGGAATCGGTTGGAATGCAGCGGTAGAAGCAAGATTGATAATGCCTCCAGAGCGACGCTGGCGCATTCCTGGTAAAAATTTGTGAGTCAAGTCTACCAACGCTAAAACATTCAACTGTACCATTTTGACTTGGCGATCGCCATCTCGTTCGGCAAAATCGCCATAATCTCCAAAGCCAGCGTTATTGATTAATAGATCGATCTCTAATCCCTTTTCCGTTACCGTATTGTAGATAGCTGTAGCTGTTTCTGGTACAGTTAGGTCGTGGACGAGGACGTAGACTTGAATTTGATGTTGTGCTTGTAACTGAGCTGCCAGCTGTTGCAATTTGTCAGCGGAACGAGCTACTAAAACTAAATCTGTTTGTCGAGAAGCTAACTCATGGGCAAAAGTAGCACCAATTCCCGCAGAAGCACCAGTAATCAAAGCTGTTGGCATATCAGAAGTGAGTCGTGAGTTGTAGGGGCGGGTTTGTTGAGAATACCGGGTCTAGGACTGGAAATTCTGTGGTGAAACCCGCCCGTACGAGTGAATTGTGTAGTCGTGAGTTGTAGGGGCGGGTTTGTTGAGAATACCGAGTCTAGGACTGGAAATTCTGCGATGAAACCCGCCCGTACGAGTGAATTGTGAGAGCGATCTATCAGTCAAGTTCTTAAGTAATTCTAACGCTTGACTACCAGTTACCAACTGCCAGTAACTAATTCCCAAACATCGCAACATATCTATCTTTGGAAGTATATACTACAGCTTATTTTTGATAAATGCTAAAAAATTGTGTCTTAAGAACAGTTTAATTGCGACCTAAAGTTATATTTTCTTAAAATTAAGGATTTTTTGCTAACACTCACAATTAAGAAACGCTGATGAATCACCATAAGCTTTTAAATTGGCTGAGAAAATATCCTTGGCTTTGTTTAGCGTTACTAGCCATACCTAGCACGGCTTACGCTGCTGACGGTAAGCCGACAGGAATCTTAGGGGCAATTGATGCTATCTTTTCCTATCTAGTAGCAGCGCTGTCCCAAGTTCTATTTTTTAGCATTGGCGGGATGCCGTTTATCGTCCTGTGGTTGATTATTGGTGCGGTATTTTTTACAATCCGCATGAGTTTCATCAACTTCCGTGCTGTCGGT from Chroococcidiopsis sp. SAG 2025 harbors:
- a CDS encoding SDR family oxidoreductase, which gives rise to MPTALITGASAGIGATFAHELASRQTDLVLVARSADKLQQLAAQLQAQHQIQVYVLVHDLTVPETATAIYNTVTEKGLEIDLLINNAGFGDYGDFAERDGDRQVKMVQLNVLALVDLTHKFLPGMRQRRSGGIINLASTAAFQPIPYFSVYAASKAFVLNFSEALWAENRKYGVRILAVCPGPTETKFFQEADFPSTFSETIAKNYISPQQVVRESLQALEKNRSSIIPGFINKISANASRFLPRQTAVTLTEKIFKRG